A stretch of the Vidua chalybeata isolate OUT-0048 chromosome Z, bVidCha1 merged haplotype, whole genome shotgun sequence genome encodes the following:
- the HSPB3 gene encoding LOW QUALITY PROTEIN: heat shock protein beta-3 (The sequence of the model RefSeq protein was modified relative to this genomic sequence to represent the inferred CDS: inserted 1 base in 1 codon), which produces MLSSACSKSERRHQLIDWSVGKTHGWEKLSLTLQFPXTAGVAADLSASAMAEAVIRHWVETPVRYQEQFVDQELEAHKLNHLLYALPGPATTASSDQRCTTESTAGARKGGQEEENTHFRVLLDVVQFRPEDIIIQTFEGWLLIKAQHGSRMDEHGFISRSFTRQYKLPDGVENKDLSALFCHDGILVVEMKNSVEKN; this is translated from the exons ATGTTGAGCTCTGCGTGTTCTAAAAGTGAAAGGCGACATCAACTGATAGACTGGTCTGTGGGTAAGACACACGGCTGGGAAAAGCTCAGTCTGACTCTGCAGTTTC ACACAGCAGGAGTAGCAGCTGATCTTTCTGCCTCAGCAATGGCAGAAGCTGTCATAAGACATTGGGTGGAAACTCCTGTACGGTACCAGGAGCAGTTTGTTGACCAAGAGCTGGAAGCACACAAACTGAACCACCTTTTATATGCTTTGCCGGGCCCTGCCACCACTGCATCGAGCGACCAAAGGTGCACCACAGAAAGCACGGCTGGGGCCAGGAAGGGCggccaggaggaggaaaacacacACTTTCGGGTCTTGCTGGATGTTGTGCAGTTCCGCCCTGAAGATATCATTATCCAGACTTTTGAAGGCTGGCTCCTGATTAAAGCTCAGCATGGATCCAGGATGGATGAACATGGTTTCATATCCAGAAGCTTCACCAGACAATACAAATTACCTGACGGAGTGGAGAACAAAGACTTGTCTGCACTTTTCTGCCATGATGGCATTTTGGTTGTTGAAATGAAGAACTCAGTGGAAAAGAATTAG